In the genome of Variovorax sp. PAMC26660, the window AGAACGCCATCGCCACCGTGCAGGGCCTCAAGCACATCACCACCAAGGTGCAAGACGGCGCCGCCACGCTGATCGTCGAGTTCCGCCTCGAAAAGCCGGTGCAGGAAGCCGTGGACGACGTGCGCTCCGCCGTGCAGCGCGTGCGTGCCGACCTGCCCGCCGACGTGCGCGACCCGGTCGTCACCAAGCTCGACCTGGCGGGCCAGCCGGTGCTGGCCTTCACCATCGCGTCATCGCAGATGGACGACGAGGCGCTGAGCTGGTACGTCGACAACGACATCACCAAGAAGCTGCTCGCGCTGCCCGGCGTGGGCGCGGTGAACCGCGTGGGCGGCGCCACCCGGCAGGTGCACATCGACCTCGACCCGGCCAAGCTGCAGGCGCTGGGCGCCTCGGCCGGCGACATCTCGCGCCAACTGCGCCAGGTGCAGACCGAAAGCGCGGGCGGCCGTTTCGACCTGGGCGGCAGCGAGCAGCCCGTTCGCACCATGGCCACGGTGCAATCGGCCGACCAGCTCGCCGACATGCAGATCGCGCTGAGCGACGGCCGCCGCGTGCGGCTCGACCAGGTGGCGCGCATCAGCGACACCATTGCCGAACCGCGCGCCGCCGCGCTGCTCAACGGCAAGCCGGTGGTCGGCTTCGAGGTGGCCCGCAGCCGTGGCGCCAGCGAAGTGGAAGTGGGCCACGCGGTGCAGAAGGCACTGGCCGACCTGCGCGTGCAGCGCCCCGATATCGAGCTGACCGAAGCCTTCAACTTCGTCGACCCGGTGGAAGAGGAATACAACGGCTCGCTGCACCTGCTGTACGAAGGCGCCATCCTGGCGGTAATCGTGGTGTGGCTGTTCCTGCGCGACTGGCGCGCCACTTTCGTCTCGGCCGTGGCGCTGCCGATGTCGGTGATTCCGGCCTTCATCGGCATGTACCTGCTGGGCTTTTCGGTCAACGTGATCTCGCTGCTGGCGCTCTCGCTGGTGGTGGGCATCTTGGTGGACGATGCGATCGTGGAGGTCGAGAACATCGTGCGGCACTTGCGCATGGGCAAGACGCCTTTCCAGGCGGCGATGGAAGCAGCGGATGAAATCGGCCTGGCCGTGATCGCCACCACCTTCACGCTGATCGCGGTGTTCCTGCCGACCGCCTTCATGAGCGGCGTGGCCGGCAAGTTCTTCAAGCAGTTCGGCTGGACCGCCTCGCTCGCGGTGTTCGCCTCGCTGGTGGTTGCCCGGGTGCTCACGCCCATGATGGCGGCCTACATCCTCAAGCCCATCGTCGGCGAAGAAAAAGAGCCCGGCTGGCTGCGCTGGTACATGCGCGCCGTGGAGTGGAGCACCCACAACCGCTTCAAGACGATGGTGCTGGCCACCCTCTTCTTCTTCGGTTCGCTGGCGATGATCCCGCTGCTCAAGACCGGCTTCATTCCGCCTGACGACAACTCGCAGACACAGGTGTACCTGTCGCTCGCGCCCGGCTCCACGCTCGCGCAGACCACGGCTGCGGCCGAGGAAACACGCAACCGCGTGATGAAGATTGCGCACGTCAAGAGCGTCTACACCACGGTGGCCGGTGGCAGCGCAGGCGGTGATCCGTTCGCCAGCTTCGGCACGCCCGAGACGCGCAAGGCCACGCTCACCATCAAGCTCGACCCGCGCGGCGCCCGCCCGCGCAAGCAGGTGATCGAAAACCAGATCCGCACCGCGCTCGAAACCCTGCCCGGCGTTCGCAGCACCGTGGGCCTGGGTGGCTCGGGCGAAAAATACATCCTGGCGCTGACCGGCGAAGACCCGGTGGCACTCGCATCGGCGGCCAGCGCGGTCGAGAAAGACCTGCGCACCATTCCCGGCCTGGGCAACATCACGTCGACCGCCAGCCTGATCCGGCCCGAGATCGCGGTGCGCCCCGACTTCGCGCGCGCCGCCGACCTGGGCGTGACCAGTTCCGCCATTGCCGAGACGCTGCGCGTGGCCACGCTGGGCGACTACGACCAGTCGCTCGCCAAGCTCAACCTGGCGCAACGCCAGGTGCCGATCGTGGTGAAGCTGGAAGACTCCGCACGGCAGGACATCGACCTGCTCGGCCGCCTTTCCGTGCCCGGCGCACGCGGCCCCGTCATGCTGAGCCAGGTCGCCTCGCTCACCATGGAGGGCGGCCCGGCCGTGATCGACCGCTACGACCGCTCGCGCAACGTCAACTTCGAGATCGAGCTGTCGAGCGTCGGCCTGGGCGATGCCAAGACCGCCGTGATGAAGCTGCCCTCGATCCAGAAGCTGCCCGCCGGCGTGCGCATCGCCGAGGTGGGCGACGCCGAAGTGATGACGGAGCTGTTCGCCAGCTTCGGCCTGGCGATGCTGACTGGCGTGCTGTGCATCTACATCGTGCTGGTGCTGCTGTTCAAGGACTTCCTGCACCCGGTGACGATTCTGTGCGCGCTGCCGCTGGCGCTGGGCGGAGCCTTCGTGGGCCTGCTGATCGGCCAGAAGGCGTTGTCGATGCCGTCGCTGATCGGCCTGATCATGCTGATGGGCATCGCCACGAAGAACTCCATCTTGCTGGTGGAGTACGCCATCGTGGCACGCCGCGACCACGGCATGAGCCGCTGGGACGCGCTGCGCGACGCCTGCCACAAGCGGGCGCGGCCCATCATCATGACCACGCTCGCCATGGGCGCCGGCATGCTGCCGATCGCGGTGGGCTTCGGCTCGGCCGATTCGAGCTTCCGCTCGCCGATGGCGATGGCGGTGATCGGCGGGTTGATCACCTCGACCGTGCTGAGTCTGCTGGTGGTGCCGGCGGTGTTCACCTACGTGGACGACATCGAGCACTGGATTCGGCGCACGGTGCGCAAGCTGCGCGGGCAGCCGGCCGATCCGCACATCGACGACGACCTGGTCGAGGCGCCGCAGCGCTGACGAGGGGACTCGCGCTCGCACTCAGGCAGCGCGAGTCCGGGTAAAGCGGCTTCATTGCGCCGCCGCCAATTAATGCAACATAATTGCGTTAACTACCGACACCTCACCATGACCGCGCGATTGCCCGACATTGCCCTGACCGAAGCCTCCCCCATGCCCCTGCCGCTCGACGGGGTCGGCATGCGGGGTATCGCACTGCCAGTCTGGCCCGACGAATGCGGCGTGCACCATCCGGTCCATGCGCGTGCCGATGTCGAGGTGGATCTGCCAGACCCGCGGGTCAAGGGAATCCACATGTCGCGCCTGTATCGCCTGCTGTGCGACAGCGCCGAGAGCGAAAGACTGGGCACGGCCTCGCTCGAAAAACTGCTGCGGGCCATGGTCGGGAGCCACGCCGACTGCGGCTCGGCGCGTGCGCGGCTCGTGCTGTCATTCGAGCTCCTGCGCAAGCGTCCCGCGCTCGTCACACACGGACTCCACGGCTGGAACGCCTATCCGGTGCGGCTGGAGGCCATCTGGCGCAACGGACGCTTCACGCTCGATGCGCAGGTCCGCGTCACCTACGCCTCCACCTGCCCTTGCTCGGCCGCGCTGTCGCGGCAACTGGTCGCGGATGCCTTCGATGCACGGTTCGCCGCGCACACGACGGTGGCCACAGCGGATGCCCTGGCCTGGCTGCAAGACAACGCGACGCTGGCAACGCCGCACAGCCAGCGAAGCATCGCCGACATTCAGGTCCGCCTGCCGGACGATCCGCCCGACCTGGGCCTGCTGCGGCTCATCGACCTGGCGGAAGCCGCGCTCGGCACGCCGGTACAGGCGGCCGTGAAGCGCGCCGATGAGCAGGCCTTCGCGCGGCTGAATGGCCAGAACCTCATGTATGTCGAGGACGCAGCGCGCAGGCTGCAGGCAGCGCTCGCCGGGTCTTTCGCGGTCACGCGCATCGACGTCCGCCACCTGGAAAGCCTGCATCCGCACGATGCCTTCGCGCGGGTTTCAAACCCATCCGCCGGGCAGGTGCCTGCATGATCCGCCGCAATCCACGCGGCGACCTGCCCCAGGTCCATGCCAGCGCCTTTGTCGATCCCACCGCCATTCTGTGCGGCCGCGTGGTGGTCCACGAAAACGTCTTCATCGGCCCGTATGCGGTGATCCGCGCCGACGAAGTCGACGAGGACGACCACCTCGAGCCGATCGTGATCGGCGCGCATTCGAACATCCAGGACGGCGTGGTCATCCACTCCAAGTCCGGCGCCGCCGTGACCATCGGCGAGCGGACCTCGATCGCGCACCGCGCCATCGTGCACGGCCCCTGCACCGTGGGCGACGGCGTCTTCATCGGATTCAACAGCGTGCTCTTCAACTGCACCGTCGCGCGCGGTTGCGTGGTGCGGCACAACGCCGTGCTCGACGACTGCCATCTGCCGCCAAACTTCTACGTGCCGTCGACCGAGCGCATCGGCCCAAAGACCGATCTTTCCACCATCCCCAAGGTCACCGCGCGGGCCTCCGAGTTCTCGGAGGACGTGGCGCGCACCAACAACCGCCTGGTCGAGGGCTACAAACGAATCCAGAATGAGTTCTGAGCGCGAGCGCCCCTGCGGCGCGGGAGAAGAACGCCGCGCCATACCCCCCGATACGCAACAACGCCTGCGGATGCGCCACGCCGAGTTGCTGGTTCGCGGCGGCACGGTCCTCACGCCCAACGGCGCGCAGATGATCGACATCGCCTGCGTGGACGGCCGCATCGCGGCACTCGACACCACCGGTTGGAGCGCGGATGAAACGCTCGATGCACAAGGCCTGCACGTGCTCCCGGGCGTGATCGACAGCCAGGTCCATTTCCGCGAGCCGGGCCTCACGCACAAGGAAACCATCGAGGCGGGCACGCGCGGCGCCGTGCTCGGCGGCGTCACCGCCGTGTTCGAGATGCCGAACACGCATCCGCTGACACTGCACGAAGCGGACCTGAACGCCAAGCTCGCCATCGCGCAGACACAGGCCTGGTGCGACCACGCCTTCTACATCGGTGGTTCCGCCGTCAACGCCGAGCAGCTGGCGTCACTCGAAATGCTGCCGGGCTGCGCCGGCGTCAAGGTCTTCATGGGAAGCTCGTTCGGCGACCTGCTGGCCGATGAAGACGCGGTGCTGCGCCGCATTCTTCGCCACGGCCACCGGCGCCTGGCGGTGCACGCCGAGGACGAAGCACGCCTTCGCGAGCGCAGGATCATCGCCGAGGGCCAGGGCAAGGTCCGCGACCACCCGGTCTGGCGCGATGTCGAAAGCGCGCTGCGCGCCACCCGGCGCATCGTGGCGCTGGCGCAAGAAAGCGGCCGCCGCCTTCATCTGCTGCATATCTCGTCGGCCGAGGAGATCGGTTTTCTCGCGCAGCACAAGGCGCGCGTGTCTGTCGAGGTGCTGCCGCACCATCTGACGCTGAGCGCGCCCGAATGCTACGAGCGCCTGGGCACATGGGCACAGATGAATCCGCCGATCCGTCGCGCACGCCACCAGGACGCGCTCTGGCAAGCGGTCCGCAATGGCGTGGTCGATGTGCTCGGCAGCGACCACGCCCCCCACACGCGCGAGGAAAAAGCACTGCCCTATCCCCGCTCGCCCAGCGGCATGACGGGCGTGCAGACGCTGTTGCCGGTGATGCTCGATCACGTGCACCGCGGACGCCTGAGCTTGCAGCGGCTGGTGGATCTGACCAGCGCGGGGCCGGCCCGCGTCTTCGGCATCGAGGGAAAAGGACGCATCGCAGTGGGCTTCGATGCAGACCTCACGCTGGTCGACCTCGCGGCGCGCCGGGAAATCACCAACCGGTGGATCGCCAGCGTGGTGGGCTGGACGCCGTACGACGGGCTGCGGGTGACCGGCTGGCCGATGGCAACCCTCGTGCGCGGCAGGGTCGTGATGCGCGATGGCGAGTTGTCCGCCGCGCCGGCGGGTCGCCCCGTGCGATTCCTGGCACACGCGATGCCGATGCAGCCCTTGCGACATCCAGGCGACAGTCGATGAACGCATCGATGCCACCGAATACGCTCGGGCAGGTGGGACTGAAAGCCACATTGCCGCGGATGAAGATCCTCGAGCTCTTTCGCAACCAGGCGCAACGGCATCTTTCGGCGGAAGACCTCTATCGCCTGCTGATCGAGGCACGTGCCGAAGTCAGCCTCGCCACCGTGTATCGCGTGCTCGCCCAACTGGAGCAGGCAGGCCTCTTGAAACGCAGCAGCTTTCAGACCGGGAAGGCGATCTACGAGATCGACGACAACGTGCATCACGACCATCTGGTGTGTGTCGATTGCGGGCGGGTCGAGGAATTTCACGACGCCGAGATCGAGCACCGGCAAATGCTGGTGTGCGAACAGCGAGGCTTCCGTCTGCGGGAGCACGCGCTGACGCTCTATGGCAACTGCACGAAGCCGGATTGCGAGCATCGCCGGATGCGCTGAGGCGCTGAGCCGAGCGGCCAGCGCGCGTCAGGGCCATCCATTGGCCTGAGAAACTTCGGCGCCGGAAAAGCAGAACGGGCGCGACGCCCTTCAGCGTCGCGCCCGTGGTTTTTGAAGTGGCCGTCGTCAGGCGTCCAGCTGCGCCAACCGCTTGAGCTTGCGTTCGCTCATGCGCTTGGCCACGCGCGGCAGCACCAGCACGGCCACCACGACGATGACCAGCGTGATCGACATCGGACGCTGGAAGAACACCGCAGCACTGCCCTCGCCGATCGACATTGCGTTGCGCAGCTGCGCTTCGGCGAGCGGCCCGAGGATCATGCCGACCACCACGGGCGCGGTCGGGAAGTCGTAGCGCCGCATCACCACGCCCAGCAGGCCGATGGCGTACAGCAGGAACAGGTCGAACGCGCTCTGGCGCATGCCGTAGGCACCCACGGTCGCGAAGATCAGGATGCCGGCGTAGAGCTGCGGCTTCGGGATCTTCAGCAGCTTGACCCACAGGCCGACCATCGGCAGGTTCAGCACCAGCAGCATGACGTTGCCGATGTAGAGCGAGGCGATCAGCGCCCACACCAGCGCGGCCGAAGTGGTGAAGAGCTGCGGACCCGGCTGGATGCCGTAGTTCTGGAACGCGCCCAGCAGGATGGCGGT includes:
- a CDS encoding efflux RND transporter permease subunit; this translates as MNVSAWSIRNPIPAVMLFVLLTFGGLLSFNAMKVQNFPDIDLPTVTVSASLPGAAPSQLETDVARKLENAIATVQGLKHITTKVQDGAATLIVEFRLEKPVQEAVDDVRSAVQRVRADLPADVRDPVVTKLDLAGQPVLAFTIASSQMDDEALSWYVDNDITKKLLALPGVGAVNRVGGATRQVHIDLDPAKLQALGASAGDISRQLRQVQTESAGGRFDLGGSEQPVRTMATVQSADQLADMQIALSDGRRVRLDQVARISDTIAEPRAAALLNGKPVVGFEVARSRGASEVEVGHAVQKALADLRVQRPDIELTEAFNFVDPVEEEYNGSLHLLYEGAILAVIVVWLFLRDWRATFVSAVALPMSVIPAFIGMYLLGFSVNVISLLALSLVVGILVDDAIVEVENIVRHLRMGKTPFQAAMEAADEIGLAVIATTFTLIAVFLPTAFMSGVAGKFFKQFGWTASLAVFASLVVARVLTPMMAAYILKPIVGEEKEPGWLRWYMRAVEWSTHNRFKTMVLATLFFFGSLAMIPLLKTGFIPPDDNSQTQVYLSLAPGSTLAQTTAAAEETRNRVMKIAHVKSVYTTVAGGSAGGDPFASFGTPETRKATLTIKLDPRGARPRKQVIENQIRTALETLPGVRSTVGLGGSGEKYILALTGEDPVALASAASAVEKDLRTIPGLGNITSTASLIRPEIAVRPDFARAADLGVTSSAIAETLRVATLGDYDQSLAKLNLAQRQVPIVVKLEDSARQDIDLLGRLSVPGARGPVMLSQVASLTMEGGPAVIDRYDRSRNVNFEIELSSVGLGDAKTAVMKLPSIQKLPAGVRIAEVGDAEVMTELFASFGLAMLTGVLCIYIVLVLLFKDFLHPVTILCALPLALGGAFVGLLIGQKALSMPSLIGLIMLMGIATKNSILLVEYAIVARRDHGMSRWDALRDACHKRARPIIMTTLAMGAGMLPIAVGFGSADSSFRSPMAMAVIGGLITSTVLSLLVVPAVFTYVDDIEHWIRRTVRKLRGQPADPHIDDDLVEAPQR
- the folE2 gene encoding GTP cyclohydrolase FolE2, whose amino-acid sequence is MTARLPDIALTEASPMPLPLDGVGMRGIALPVWPDECGVHHPVHARADVEVDLPDPRVKGIHMSRLYRLLCDSAESERLGTASLEKLLRAMVGSHADCGSARARLVLSFELLRKRPALVTHGLHGWNAYPVRLEAIWRNGRFTLDAQVRVTYASTCPCSAALSRQLVADAFDARFAAHTTVATADALAWLQDNATLATPHSQRSIADIQVRLPDDPPDLGLLRLIDLAEAALGTPVQAAVKRADEQAFARLNGQNLMYVEDAARRLQAALAGSFAVTRIDVRHLESLHPHDAFARVSNPSAGQVPA
- a CDS encoding carbonate dehydratase produces the protein MIRRNPRGDLPQVHASAFVDPTAILCGRVVVHENVFIGPYAVIRADEVDEDDHLEPIVIGAHSNIQDGVVIHSKSGAAVTIGERTSIAHRAIVHGPCTVGDGVFIGFNSVLFNCTVARGCVVRHNAVLDDCHLPPNFYVPSTERIGPKTDLSTIPKVTARASEFSEDVARTNNRLVEGYKRIQNEF
- a CDS encoding dihydroorotase; this encodes MRHAELLVRGGTVLTPNGAQMIDIACVDGRIAALDTTGWSADETLDAQGLHVLPGVIDSQVHFREPGLTHKETIEAGTRGAVLGGVTAVFEMPNTHPLTLHEADLNAKLAIAQTQAWCDHAFYIGGSAVNAEQLASLEMLPGCAGVKVFMGSSFGDLLADEDAVLRRILRHGHRRLAVHAEDEARLRERRIIAEGQGKVRDHPVWRDVESALRATRRIVALAQESGRRLHLLHISSAEEIGFLAQHKARVSVEVLPHHLTLSAPECYERLGTWAQMNPPIRRARHQDALWQAVRNGVVDVLGSDHAPHTREEKALPYPRSPSGMTGVQTLLPVMLDHVHRGRLSLQRLVDLTSAGPARVFGIEGKGRIAVGFDADLTLVDLAARREITNRWIASVVGWTPYDGLRVTGWPMATLVRGRVVMRDGELSAAPAGRPVRFLAHAMPMQPLRHPGDSR
- the fur gene encoding ferric iron uptake transcriptional regulator — protein: MPPNTLGQVGLKATLPRMKILELFRNQAQRHLSAEDLYRLLIEARAEVSLATVYRVLAQLEQAGLLKRSSFQTGKAIYEIDDNVHHDHLVCVDCGRVEEFHDAEIEHRQMLVCEQRGFRLREHALTLYGNCTKPDCEHRRMR